In Halostella litorea, a single window of DNA contains:
- a CDS encoding cold-shock protein has protein sequence MAQGTVAFFHDRKGYGFIETDEAEEDIFFHMEDVGGPDLEEGAEVEFDIEEAEKGPRAVNLTRL, from the coding sequence ATGGCACAAGGTACGGTGGCCTTCTTCCACGACCGGAAGGGCTACGGGTTCATCGAGACCGACGAGGCGGAGGAGGACATCTTCTTCCACATGGAGGACGTCGGCGGCCCGGACCTGGAGGAGGGCGCGGAGGTTGAGTTCGACATCGAGGAGGCCGAGAAGGGGCCGCGCGCGGTCAACCTGACGCGGCTGTAA
- a CDS encoding MATE family efflux transporter — protein sequence MVEQFLRTLMRTTDIVVTGLFSPAAIAAVGLADLYARLPLRIGLGLGSGVIALSSQDTGSGAEANRDQAVTQAVAIGALAGLPFVAFGLLLGDWAIQVLGAGADVVRMGGIYLAIVLATSPARHVALVAARSVQGTGDTRTPMYVNGLSNALNIAGTVALGLGLGPAPRLGIVGVGIATAFGNVFTAGALLVAMWGPWTPASLVWPGDWTVTRQLLAISFPRILEGVATFVMDFPFNSILLVFGTEVNAGYQIGRRAYQQITAPLSRGYRTGTGIVVGQSLGEGDAAGARYGGWAAALLGLVTVGSLGVVLFVAAEPLVAVFTDDPETARYAVGFTRAFAAAAPFTAVYIVLAGALTSGSDTRTPFLARLTGMFFWMLGLSYVVGVRLDYGVVAAYAGLVAYYAWATVYVAVGFHRGGWVGRTEAMMAERGSAAGED from the coding sequence ATGGTCGAGCAGTTCCTGCGGACGCTGATGCGGACGACGGACATCGTCGTCACCGGGCTGTTCTCGCCCGCGGCCATCGCCGCCGTCGGGCTCGCCGACCTCTACGCCCGTCTCCCCCTGCGGATCGGGCTGGGGCTGGGCAGCGGCGTCATCGCGCTCTCCAGCCAGGACACCGGGAGCGGCGCCGAGGCGAACCGCGACCAGGCGGTGACGCAGGCGGTGGCGATCGGTGCCCTCGCCGGCTTGCCGTTCGTCGCCTTCGGCCTCCTGCTCGGCGACTGGGCGATACAGGTGCTCGGGGCCGGCGCGGACGTGGTTCGGATGGGCGGCATCTACCTCGCTATCGTCCTCGCCACCAGCCCGGCCCGCCACGTCGCGCTCGTGGCCGCCCGGTCGGTACAGGGGACCGGCGACACGCGGACGCCCATGTACGTCAACGGGCTGTCGAACGCGCTGAACATCGCTGGAACGGTCGCCCTCGGCCTGGGCCTCGGCCCCGCGCCGCGGCTTGGCATCGTCGGCGTCGGCATCGCGACGGCCTTCGGCAACGTCTTCACCGCCGGCGCGCTCCTCGTCGCCATGTGGGGGCCCTGGACGCCCGCGTCCCTGGTGTGGCCTGGCGACTGGACCGTCACCAGACAGTTGCTCGCGATCAGTTTCCCGCGGATTCTGGAGGGCGTGGCGACGTTCGTCATGGACTTCCCGTTCAACTCGATCCTGCTCGTGTTCGGAACCGAGGTCAACGCAGGCTACCAGATCGGACGGCGCGCCTATCAGCAGATCACCGCGCCGCTGTCGCGGGGGTACCGCACCGGGACGGGCATCGTCGTCGGGCAGTCGCTCGGCGAGGGCGACGCCGCCGGCGCGCGCTACGGGGGCTGGGCCGCCGCGCTGCTGGGCCTCGTCACCGTCGGGTCGCTCGGCGTCGTCCTCTTCGTCGCGGCCGAACCGCTCGTCGCCGTCTTCACCGACGACCCCGAAACCGCGCGGTACGCGGTCGGCTTCACCCGCGCGTTCGCCGCGGCCGCGCCGTTCACGGCCGTCTACATCGTGCTCGCCGGGGCGCTCACAAGCGGCAGCGACACGCGGACGCCCTTCCTCGCCCGGCTCACGGGGATGTTCTTCTGGATGCTCGGCCTCTCCTACGTCGTCGGCGTCCGCCTCGACTACGGCGTCGTCGCGGCGTACGCCGGCCTCGTGGCCTACTACGCGTGGGCGACGGTCTACGTGGCGGTCGGGTTCCACCGCGGCGGCTGGGTCGGGCGGACGGAGGCGATGATGGCGGAACGCGGGAGCGCCGCCGGCGAGGACTGA